One genomic region from Acidimicrobiales bacterium encodes:
- a CDS encoding glycoside hydrolase family 38 C-terminal domain-containing protein gives MGRRRVAIVPHTHWDREWTQRFEVVRLDLVDLLDAVIALLESDESFTAFLLDGQTAPIDDYVEVRPEAEVRIRQLVTSGRLEIGPWYVPMDEFLVSGETIVRNLQLGLARAARFGGAMPVGYLADNFGHVAQMPQLLREAGFGHAVVWRGVPATIDRTAFWWSAPDGSTVRAEYLARGYGNGAALPHDPAALTRRLTAHEAELGKLLVDGILLMNGTDRARPQPGLGALVTATNSSQENFELCVTPLGAELARRPTEELPRWSGELRSGQRAHMLRGVASTRVDVKQAAARAERALERVAEPLCALFLPPSRWPGALIDAAWLQVVRNSAHDSISACSVDDVSAAVLQRFAGATEAAEGLSVRALAELGSSMADPGPVVVNTAGRSRGGLIELVLPGDELVEGTQQLEAWPALSRDDTMGADHLRALLGRIRGQDLGDGNFVNSAEIAYGASGVDVWLHTDTHLTPNPSVEEVKRELYAIVGARPDAGVRVHLDRRPSQRVLARAEAVPGLGWAAWAPAPLQHPVEVNARASMSNGLITVAIDDAKGTFALDESPDLDRLVDEGDQGDTYTWSPPIHDTIVDQPDAVSVEVAERGPVRGRLLVRRTYVWPERVDDDRGIRVGERSVVVTTAIELRAGERLVRVTTSFDNPCRDHRLRTLFRLPVPASTSRAECAFGVVERGLDTEGGTDELAVPTFPSRRFVSAGDLTVVHEGLLEYELIDRHDGRAQTLALTLLRATGILSRPTTKYRRSPAGPPLPVEGAQMLGPVECRYAVCVGPVDPYAVADDAFLPLFATTASGGGDRTPSGQGLAVTGAEVSAVRRDDEAVVVRVFNPTDAPTAVSVGGRSGQLVDLAGRPLRAFEASFDLGPRRLATARLSDR, from the coding sequence ATGGGCCGGCGCCGGGTCGCCATCGTTCCCCACACCCACTGGGACCGGGAGTGGACCCAGCGGTTCGAGGTCGTTCGCCTTGACCTGGTCGATCTGCTCGACGCCGTGATCGCCCTGCTGGAGAGCGACGAGTCCTTCACCGCGTTCCTGCTCGACGGTCAGACGGCCCCCATCGACGACTACGTGGAGGTGAGACCCGAAGCCGAAGTGCGCATCCGGCAGCTGGTCACGTCGGGGCGGCTGGAGATCGGGCCCTGGTACGTGCCGATGGACGAGTTCCTCGTCTCGGGCGAGACGATCGTGCGCAACCTGCAGCTCGGCCTGGCGCGCGCCGCCCGCTTCGGCGGCGCCATGCCCGTCGGCTACCTGGCCGACAACTTCGGCCACGTCGCCCAGATGCCTCAGCTCCTCAGGGAAGCCGGGTTCGGCCACGCCGTCGTCTGGCGGGGGGTGCCGGCGACGATCGACCGGACCGCGTTCTGGTGGTCCGCCCCCGACGGCTCGACGGTGCGGGCCGAGTATCTGGCCCGCGGCTACGGCAACGGCGCCGCTCTACCCCACGACCCCGCGGCCTTGACCCGACGGCTGACCGCCCACGAGGCCGAGCTGGGGAAGCTCCTCGTCGACGGGATCTTGCTGATGAACGGCACCGACCGGGCGCGGCCACAGCCCGGGCTCGGTGCGCTCGTGACGGCGACCAACTCCAGCCAGGAAAACTTCGAGCTGTGCGTCACCCCCCTCGGCGCCGAGCTGGCCCGCCGGCCGACCGAGGAGCTGCCGCGCTGGTCGGGTGAGCTGCGGTCGGGACAGCGGGCCCACATGCTGAGGGGCGTGGCCTCCACACGCGTCGACGTGAAGCAGGCGGCGGCGCGAGCCGAGCGGGCGTTGGAGCGGGTAGCGGAGCCGCTCTGCGCGCTGTTCCTTCCTCCCTCACGCTGGCCTGGTGCACTGATCGACGCGGCCTGGTTGCAGGTGGTGCGCAACTCCGCCCACGACTCGATCTCGGCGTGCTCGGTCGACGACGTCTCTGCCGCCGTGCTGCAGCGCTTCGCCGGTGCCACCGAAGCGGCCGAGGGTCTGAGCGTGCGGGCCCTGGCCGAGCTGGGCTCGTCGATGGCCGACCCGGGCCCCGTGGTGGTCAACACCGCCGGCCGGAGCCGGGGAGGGCTGATCGAGCTGGTCCTACCGGGCGACGAGCTGGTGGAGGGCACCCAGCAGCTGGAGGCGTGGCCCGCGCTCAGTCGCGACGACACGATGGGCGCCGACCACCTACGCGCCCTGCTCGGTCGTATACGGGGTCAGGATCTCGGTGACGGCAACTTCGTCAACAGCGCCGAGATCGCTTACGGCGCCAGTGGCGTCGACGTGTGGCTCCACACCGACACGCACCTGACACCGAACCCGTCGGTGGAGGAGGTGAAGCGGGAGCTCTATGCCATCGTGGGCGCCCGGCCCGACGCCGGCGTCCGCGTGCACCTCGACCGGCGGCCGAGCCAGCGGGTGTTGGCCCGAGCCGAGGCGGTGCCCGGCCTCGGGTGGGCGGCCTGGGCCCCGGCGCCACTGCAGCACCCCGTGGAGGTGAACGCCCGAGCGTCGATGAGCAATGGCTTGATCACCGTGGCGATCGACGATGCAAAAGGTACCTTCGCGCTCGACGAGTCCCCTGACCTGGACCGGTTGGTCGACGAGGGCGACCAGGGCGACACCTACACGTGGTCGCCGCCCATCCACGACACCATCGTCGACCAGCCCGATGCCGTCTCCGTCGAGGTGGCCGAGCGGGGACCAGTCCGCGGCCGGCTGCTCGTCCGGCGGACCTACGTCTGGCCCGAGCGGGTCGACGACGACCGCGGTATCCGAGTGGGTGAGAGGTCCGTGGTCGTGACGACAGCCATCGAGCTGCGAGCGGGCGAGCGACTGGTGCGGGTGACGACCAGCTTCGACAACCCGTGCCGTGATCATCGGCTGCGGACACTGTTCCGCCTCCCCGTCCCTGCGTCGACCTCCAGGGCCGAGTGCGCCTTCGGGGTGGTGGAGCGGGGCCTCGACACCGAAGGGGGGACCGACGAGCTTGCGGTGCCCACGTTCCCGTCTCGGCGCTTCGTCTCCGCCGGCGACCTCACCGTCGTACACGAGGGTCTGCTCGAATACGAGCTGATCGACAGACACGACGGCCGGGCGCAGACGCTGGCCCTCACGCTGCTGCGGGCAACCGGCATCCTGTCCCGGCCGACGACCAAGTACCGGCGGTCGCCGGCGGGGCCGCCCCTACCCGTCGAGGGCGCGCAGATGCTGGGGCCGGTGGAGTGCCGCTATGCCGTCTGCGTCGGCCCGGTCGATCCGTACGCCGTGGCCGACGACGCGTTCCTGCCGCTCTTCGCCACGACCGCGTCTGGCGGCGGTGACCGGACACCGAGCGGACAGGGCCTGGCCGTCACCGGCGCCGAGGTGTCAGCTGTCCGTCGGGACGACGAAGCGGTCGTGGTCCGTGTCTTCAATCCCACCGACGCACCGACTGCGGTCTCGGTGGGCGGACGATCGGGCCAACTGGTCGATCTCGCGGGCCGGCCGCTCCGCGCCTTCGAGGCCAGCTTCGATCTCGGCCCGCGACGCCTGGCGACCGCACGCCTGTCTGACCGCTGA
- a CDS encoding adenylate cyclase regulatory domain-containing protein — MSDQEKALEDRMRSLLESLGVSAEEIDRASAEGHLYLLTVDRLLVAGVPRYTATEVAERSGMPVELTARFWRALGFTDVTDDERHFTDADVEALTIAQRFMDEGLADVEVALQMTRVIGLSMARVAEAEVTASPLTRNDLDPDEKADLFLRSLDVILPSIGRLLEYAWRRHLQAAFRRAMLAFSRGELSGATIEATVGFADLVGFTLLAQELSDEALAEVVSRFEALAFDTVGALGGQVVKVIGDEVMFVVRDPAEGARIALRLADAYADDELLSDVRVGLASGSVLAMEGDYYGPVVNLASRIVKIAIPGTVLVSDDVHAALRDDEELAFKPLRPRTLKDVGRVQLWALHWAGTEPPSDGRWSWSRRRGLPGVLPAAAELRARASELRDRATDRREERREERRDRDEREE; from the coding sequence ATGAGCGACCAGGAGAAGGCCTTGGAAGACCGCATGCGCTCGCTCCTCGAGTCGCTCGGCGTCAGCGCCGAGGAGATCGACAGGGCGTCGGCCGAGGGCCATCTCTATCTCCTCACTGTCGATCGGCTCCTCGTCGCCGGTGTCCCGCGCTACACGGCGACGGAGGTGGCCGAGCGCTCGGGCATGCCGGTGGAGCTGACGGCGCGCTTCTGGCGGGCCCTGGGCTTCACCGACGTGACCGACGACGAGCGCCACTTCACCGATGCCGATGTAGAGGCCCTCACCATCGCTCAGCGGTTCATGGACGAGGGACTGGCCGACGTCGAGGTGGCGCTCCAGATGACCAGAGTCATCGGACTGTCGATGGCGCGCGTCGCCGAAGCCGAGGTCACGGCCTCGCCGCTGACCCGCAACGATCTCGATCCCGACGAAAAGGCGGACCTGTTCCTCCGCAGCCTCGACGTCATCCTTCCGAGCATCGGGCGGCTGCTCGAGTACGCCTGGCGCCGGCACCTCCAGGCCGCGTTCCGGCGGGCGATGCTGGCGTTCAGCAGGGGTGAGCTCAGCGGGGCGACGATCGAGGCGACGGTAGGTTTCGCCGACCTGGTGGGGTTCACCCTGCTCGCCCAGGAGCTGAGCGACGAGGCGCTCGCCGAGGTGGTGAGCCGCTTCGAGGCCCTCGCCTTCGACACCGTCGGCGCGCTCGGGGGACAGGTGGTCAAGGTGATCGGGGACGAAGTCATGTTCGTGGTGCGCGACCCTGCGGAAGGAGCGAGGATCGCCCTGCGCCTGGCCGACGCCTACGCCGACGACGAGCTGTTGTCGGACGTGCGGGTTGGCCTGGCCAGCGGATCGGTCCTGGCCATGGAGGGTGACTACTACGGGCCGGTCGTCAACCTGGCCAGCCGCATCGTCAAGATCGCCATCCCCGGTACGGTGCTGGTGTCCGACGACGTGCACGCTGCGCTGCGCGACGACGAGGAGCTGGCCTTCAAGCCCCTCCGGCCCCGCACCCTGAAGGATGTGGGACGGGTGCAGCTGTGGGCGCTGCACTGGGCGGGGACGGAGCCGCCCTCCGACGGCCGCTGGTCCTGGAGCCGTCGGCGCGGCCTTCCGGGCGTGCTGCCTGCCGCCGCCGAGCTGCGGGCCCGGGCGAGCGAGCTCCGGGATCGGGCGACCGACCGGCGGGAGGAGCGGCGCGAGGAGCGGCGGGATCGCGATGAACGGGAGGAGTAG
- the cofC gene encoding 2-phospho-L-lactate guanylyltransferase: MGREGVSSSPGQQGQRSPDALRIGPEAVLVPVKAFAEAKRRLAPALPPAERASLARSMAERVVAAAGTLPVAVVCDDNDVAVWARQRGALVIWEPERGLNRAVEAGVSRLGAAGAVRVTVAHGDLPLAADLTWVGRFPGVTLVPDRHHDGTNVACVPTAVGFTFSYGPGSFLRHEHEARRLGLPLRVVDEPLLAWDVDQPADLDYRHSRS; this comes from the coding sequence GTGGGACGCGAGGGCGTGAGCTCATCGCCGGGGCAACAGGGTCAACGGTCGCCGGACGCCCTCCGTATCGGTCCCGAAGCCGTGCTCGTGCCGGTCAAGGCCTTCGCCGAGGCGAAGCGACGCCTGGCTCCTGCCCTCCCCCCGGCGGAGCGTGCGAGCCTCGCCCGGTCCATGGCCGAGCGCGTCGTGGCCGCCGCTGGCACCCTTCCCGTCGCCGTGGTCTGCGATGACAACGACGTCGCCGTGTGGGCTCGCCAGCGGGGCGCGCTGGTGATCTGGGAGCCGGAACGGGGACTGAACAGGGCGGTGGAGGCTGGTGTCAGTCGCCTCGGGGCCGCCGGAGCGGTGCGGGTGACCGTTGCCCACGGCGACCTGCCGCTCGCCGCCGATCTCACGTGGGTCGGTCGCTTCCCGGGAGTGACGCTCGTCCCCGACCGTCATCACGACGGCACCAACGTGGCGTGCGTGCCCACCGCGGTCGGATTCACGTTCTCGTACGGACCAGGCTCGTTCCTTCGTCACGAGCACGAGGCGCGCCGTCTGGGCCTGCCGCTCCGGGTCGTGGACGAGCCCCTCCTGGCGTGGGACGTGGACCAACCAGCCGATCTCGACTACAGGCACTCTCGGTCATGA
- a CDS encoding LLM class flavin-dependent oxidoreductase: MKVRIGYGLGTAAGGGGRQRFTELVDGLERQRFDSLWLSERLTGVAPDPVVGLAVAAGRTERLKLGTSVLVLPGRNPAVLAKELASLDVLSDGRLLPAFGLGVAEPHEQQAFGVRREERAAWFDEALPLIRRMWAEDAVDHEGPRFVYSGLTIQPKPVQRPPDVWLGGRVPSELRRTGRLGDGWLPSFCTPDEAAAGRKIVEEAADRAGRWIDPEHFGALVIYSRGPLPDRLAQALAARRPDVDPGELVLSGLAALRRRLESFIDRGFSKLVVVPAIEPDRWADELDEVADHVLSLQDPARVS; this comes from the coding sequence ATGAAGGTACGCATCGGCTACGGCCTCGGCACCGCTGCGGGTGGCGGCGGGCGCCAGCGCTTCACCGAGCTGGTCGACGGCTTGGAGCGCCAGCGGTTCGACTCGCTGTGGCTGTCGGAGCGGCTCACCGGCGTCGCTCCCGATCCGGTGGTGGGGCTGGCGGTGGCAGCGGGTCGGACCGAACGCCTGAAGCTTGGCACCAGCGTGCTGGTGCTGCCGGGGCGCAACCCGGCAGTGCTCGCCAAGGAGCTGGCGAGCCTCGACGTCCTCTCCGACGGCCGCCTGCTGCCCGCGTTCGGGCTGGGGGTGGCCGAGCCCCACGAGCAGCAGGCTTTCGGCGTGCGGCGAGAGGAACGGGCGGCGTGGTTCGACGAGGCGCTGCCCCTCATCCGCCGGATGTGGGCCGAGGATGCCGTCGACCACGAGGGTCCCCGTTTCGTCTACAGCGGGCTGACCATCCAGCCCAAGCCCGTGCAGCGCCCTCCCGATGTCTGGCTCGGCGGCCGGGTTCCCAGCGAGCTGCGCCGCACGGGCAGGCTGGGCGACGGCTGGCTGCCGAGCTTCTGCACTCCTGACGAAGCCGCCGCCGGCCGCAAGATCGTGGAGGAGGCGGCGGACCGGGCCGGACGATGGATCGACCCGGAGCATTTCGGCGCCCTCGTCATCTACTCACGCGGCCCACTGCCCGATCGCTTGGCCCAGGCGCTGGCCGCGCGCCGACCGGATGTCGACCCTGGCGAGCTGGTCCTGTCAGGGCTCGCAGCGCTGCGCCGGCGACTCGAATCCTTCATCGACCGCGGGTTCTCGAAGCTGGTCGTCGTCCCGGCGATCGAGCCCGACCGGTGGGCGGACGAGCTCGACGAGGTCGCCGATCACGTGCTCAGCCTTCAGGACCCCGCCCGGGTGTCCTGA
- a CDS encoding adenylate/guanylate cyclase domain-containing protein codes for MTHGSRGDERRVVTVVFADLVGFTTLSEAMDPEQVKNLVDRCFERLAADITAFGGRVDKIVGDAIVALFGAPVAHEDDAERAVRAALQMQSSVVALSGELQSVRMRIGVNTGEVLVGALRAGGDYTAMGDVVNVASRLQTMADPGQVLVGSPTRSSTAAVVRYEPAGMLQTRGRDGTVEAWIALECLAPPGRRPARVDGPLVGRREELGLLQHAVGAAVARSRAQLVVLLGDAGVGKSRLARELADWAVQEHDATLLEGRCVPYGEANVWWPMAEMMRQACAIEPSDSADEMLAKCRSAVATVTGVDVAGTEAERLATALSFLMGDQDALANVDPGRTRDEVRLSLLTFLDGLARRRPLVLALSELHWADELVFDAIDDLLDRLHHLPLVLMATARPEIQPRWSPRAGRHSEVVLHVDPLTLVEGRQLLASLSGNELQPGLQDALLERSGGNPLFLEELSALLDDASRSEQDVLGEVGRRGAELPATLRGLVAARLDVLSRDERAVVEDASVVGLRGGLEALTTLAMARGAPEIGPVIEELAATDVLAMQGDTWAFRSGLAREVAYEILTKADRARRHYALASWLSESTQQTDRQHEVVEQLAHHYSQASALTAEVGAVGGIPIDVWRSALEFTTLSADRSRQRGFYQVAVDLLSRAVAVIPPGEDATRREVLLERADAMAYLREPGAARADIDSALASASAQGDQRAVARALTVLGHVEQAEGSFHASSATLERATRIWRDVGDDHGEAEAFSKLGTTRSLMGDPDGAEAAMTTALTTFRALGSRREEAWALWNLAEIAYALGRLTEAEERLSEAGSTFIEAGDWGGLGWTKGLLGFVRFFQGRRDEAEALATHILGEVRQGGDRWALAMVQFLLGSVALWQGRTNEAIERSQEAARLFRELQNGDALRAEGVLIRARAAAGEVEAAFALARENLMSALAHAGSNEWTSSKAGLVYGLVQGAGLVLAGTAIHVGDGEQALSVLSELSQLSTGAVSELATTEVDTAHGAALAQVGRFDEAIDRLEQAGAGAAAAGPRANALSLLALAYAGAHRAEDAIDAARMTASLEEATYLDRAVAEVARGFASVQLGRPDEAEEAFCAARSGLDDTGDRTQQAIVRLARARGLEATDGPEASAALADAQTALARIGITAEGWDNAFRAAAGGGPLAESVPTASRQ; via the coding sequence GTGACGCACGGCTCGCGGGGCGATGAGCGGCGGGTCGTCACCGTGGTGTTCGCCGATCTCGTCGGCTTCACCACCTTGAGCGAGGCGATGGACCCCGAGCAGGTCAAGAACCTCGTGGACCGCTGCTTCGAGCGACTGGCCGCCGACATCACCGCCTTCGGCGGGAGGGTCGACAAGATCGTGGGTGACGCCATCGTCGCCTTGTTCGGCGCTCCGGTCGCCCACGAGGACGATGCCGAACGGGCGGTGCGGGCGGCTCTGCAGATGCAATCGAGTGTCGTGGCGCTCTCGGGTGAGCTCCAGTCCGTCCGCATGCGCATCGGCGTCAACACCGGCGAGGTTCTGGTCGGCGCCCTGCGGGCCGGCGGCGACTACACGGCGATGGGCGACGTGGTCAACGTGGCCAGCCGGCTGCAGACCATGGCCGATCCGGGTCAGGTGCTCGTGGGCTCTCCTACTCGGTCGAGCACCGCCGCAGTGGTGCGCTATGAGCCGGCGGGCATGCTGCAGACCCGCGGCCGGGACGGGACCGTCGAAGCATGGATCGCGCTCGAATGTCTTGCTCCGCCTGGGCGCCGGCCGGCCCGGGTGGACGGTCCGCTGGTCGGTCGCCGCGAGGAGCTGGGCCTGCTCCAGCATGCAGTCGGCGCCGCGGTCGCTCGGAGTCGGGCACAACTGGTAGTCCTGCTCGGCGACGCGGGAGTCGGCAAGAGCCGCCTCGCCCGCGAGCTCGCCGATTGGGCGGTCCAGGAGCACGACGCCACACTGCTGGAGGGGCGCTGCGTGCCCTACGGGGAAGCCAACGTCTGGTGGCCGATGGCGGAGATGATGCGCCAGGCGTGCGCCATCGAGCCTTCCGACTCGGCCGACGAGATGCTGGCCAAGTGCCGGTCCGCGGTCGCCACGGTCACCGGCGTCGACGTCGCCGGCACCGAGGCGGAGCGGCTGGCGACTGCTCTCTCCTTCCTCATGGGCGATCAGGACGCGCTGGCCAACGTCGACCCAGGTCGAACCCGCGACGAGGTGCGTCTGTCGCTGTTGACCTTTCTCGATGGGCTCGCCCGCCGTCGCCCCCTGGTGTTGGCGCTGTCAGAGCTCCACTGGGCGGACGAGCTGGTCTTCGACGCCATCGACGATCTCCTCGATCGGCTGCATCACCTCCCGCTCGTGCTCATGGCCACGGCCCGTCCCGAGATCCAGCCTCGGTGGTCTCCCAGGGCGGGCCGCCACAGCGAGGTCGTGCTGCACGTCGATCCCCTCACCCTCGTCGAAGGCCGCCAGCTGCTCGCCTCGCTGTCGGGGAACGAGCTGCAGCCGGGGCTTCAGGACGCGCTCCTCGAGCGGAGCGGGGGCAACCCCTTGTTCCTGGAAGAGCTCTCGGCTCTGCTCGACGATGCCAGCCGCAGCGAGCAGGACGTGCTCGGCGAGGTCGGCCGGCGGGGCGCGGAGCTCCCTGCGACCCTGCGCGGCCTGGTGGCAGCCCGCCTCGACGTGCTCAGCCGCGACGAGCGCGCCGTCGTGGAGGACGCGTCGGTGGTGGGCCTGCGCGGCGGTCTCGAGGCCCTCACCACCTTGGCGATGGCACGGGGCGCGCCAGAGATCGGTCCCGTCATCGAGGAGCTGGCGGCCACGGACGTTCTCGCCATGCAGGGTGACACGTGGGCTTTCCGATCCGGGTTGGCGCGTGAGGTCGCGTACGAGATCCTGACCAAGGCCGACCGGGCCCGAAGGCACTACGCCCTGGCATCATGGTTGTCCGAGAGCACCCAGCAGACCGACCGCCAGCATGAGGTGGTCGAGCAGCTGGCCCACCACTACAGCCAGGCCTCGGCGCTCACCGCCGAGGTGGGAGCGGTCGGCGGGATCCCGATCGACGTGTGGCGGTCGGCGCTGGAGTTCACCACTCTGTCAGCCGACCGCTCACGCCAGCGGGGGTTCTATCAAGTGGCCGTGGACCTCCTGTCACGGGCCGTGGCGGTCATTCCGCCGGGCGAGGACGCAACCCGTCGTGAGGTGCTGCTGGAGCGGGCCGATGCCATGGCCTATCTGCGCGAGCCCGGCGCGGCGCGTGCCGACATCGACAGCGCGCTGGCTTCCGCGTCCGCGCAGGGCGACCAGCGCGCCGTGGCCCGGGCGCTCACCGTGCTCGGCCATGTCGAGCAGGCCGAGGGTTCCTTCCACGCATCGAGCGCCACCCTCGAACGGGCGACTCGCATCTGGCGCGACGTTGGTGACGATCATGGTGAAGCCGAGGCCTTCAGCAAGCTGGGCACGACCCGCTCGCTCATGGGCGACCCGGACGGGGCAGAGGCGGCCATGACGACCGCTCTCACGACCTTCCGTGCCCTCGGCTCGCGTCGAGAGGAGGCCTGGGCTCTCTGGAACCTGGCCGAGATCGCCTACGCACTCGGTCGCCTGACCGAGGCGGAGGAGCGCCTCAGCGAGGCGGGAAGCACCTTCATCGAGGCAGGGGACTGGGGAGGGCTCGGCTGGACCAAAGGGCTCCTCGGGTTCGTCCGCTTCTTCCAGGGTCGCCGAGATGAAGCAGAGGCGCTGGCGACGCACATCCTCGGCGAGGTGCGCCAGGGCGGCGACCGGTGGGCGTTGGCGATGGTGCAGTTCCTGCTGGGCTCGGTGGCGCTGTGGCAGGGGCGGACGAACGAGGCCATCGAGCGGAGCCAGGAGGCGGCCCGGCTGTTCCGCGAGCTTCAGAACGGCGACGCCCTGAGAGCTGAGGGCGTCCTGATCAGGGCCCGTGCCGCCGCAGGCGAGGTCGAGGCGGCGTTCGCATTGGCCCGGGAGAACCTGATGAGCGCCCTGGCGCACGCAGGGTCGAACGAATGGACCTCCTCCAAGGCCGGCCTGGTGTACGGGCTGGTGCAGGGGGCGGGGCTGGTGCTCGCGGGCACCGCCATCCACGTGGGCGACGGCGAACAGGCGCTGTCGGTCCTGAGCGAGCTGTCGCAGCTGTCGACCGGCGCGGTCAGCGAGCTGGCCACGACCGAGGTCGACACGGCTCACGGCGCCGCCCTGGCCCAGGTCGGACGGTTCGACGAAGCGATCGATCGGCTGGAGCAGGCGGGCGCCGGCGCAGCGGCGGCCGGCCCGCGCGCCAATGCGTTGTCGCTGCTCGCCCTGGCCTACGCCGGCGCCCATCGGGCCGAGGACGCGATCGACGCGGCCCGCATGACGGCGTCGCTCGAGGAGGCGACCTATCTCGATCGGGCCGTCGCCGAGGTCGCCCGAGGCTTCGCGTCCGTGCAGCTCGGTCGTCCCGACGAGGCAGAGGAGGCGTTCTGCGCCGCCCGGTCCGGACTCGACGACACCGGCGACCGGACCCAGCAGGCCATCGTTCGCCTCGCTCGCGCGCGCGGCCTGGAGGCTACTGACGGGCCCGAGGCATCGGCGGCCCTGGCCGACGCCCAGACCGCGCTCGCCCGCATCGGCATCACGGCGGAGGGATGGGACAACGCGTTCCGCGCCGCTGCTGGTGGCGGGCCGCTCGCCGAGTCCGTGCCCACCGCCAGCCGGCAGTGA
- a CDS encoding PIG-L deacetylase family protein: protein MTSISEEGSDAPTGSNLATPSCALAVGAHPDDIEFGCGATLAKWASAGCRIRHLVCTDGAKGSWDPSQDLASLVRIRQDEQRAASKSLGGEGDVVFLGWPDGELEAGLRQRRQLCSWIRIIRPDVVLGHDPWKRYRLHPDHRNAGFLLTDAIVAARDPHFFPEQEVPPHRPSALLLWEADEADHFEDVSGFVDAKLEALLAHRSQFRSTMRIEASTSRDETARFRDRVVQRHADEGRRAGFGAAEAFKLMSDI, encoded by the coding sequence GTGACATCGATTTCGGAGGAGGGATCGGACGCACCGACCGGGTCGAACCTGGCCACCCCCAGTTGCGCGCTGGCGGTGGGGGCCCATCCTGACGACATCGAGTTCGGGTGCGGCGCCACGCTCGCCAAGTGGGCCTCCGCCGGATGTCGCATTCGACATCTGGTGTGCACGGACGGTGCCAAGGGCTCCTGGGATCCGTCTCAGGACCTCGCCAGCCTCGTCCGCATCCGCCAGGATGAGCAGCGGGCCGCGTCGAAGTCGCTCGGCGGCGAGGGAGACGTCGTCTTTCTTGGCTGGCCCGACGGCGAGCTCGAGGCCGGCCTTCGCCAGCGCCGGCAGCTCTGCTCCTGGATCCGCATCATCCGGCCCGACGTCGTGCTCGGCCACGATCCCTGGAAGCGCTACCGCCTCCATCCGGACCACCGCAACGCCGGGTTCCTTCTCACCGATGCCATCGTGGCGGCGCGCGATCCACACTTCTTCCCCGAGCAAGAAGTGCCGCCGCACCGTCCGTCGGCGCTGCTGCTGTGGGAGGCCGACGAGGCGGACCACTTCGAAGACGTCTCGGGGTTCGTGGACGCCAAGCTGGAGGCCCTGCTCGCCCATCGAAGCCAGTTCCGCTCGACCATGCGCATCGAAGCGTCCACATCCCGCGACGAGACGGCGCGATTTCGCGATCGCGTGGTCCAACGGCACGCCGATGAGGGCCGCCGCGCCGGGTTCGGCGCGGCCGAGGCCTTCAAGCTGATGAGCGACATCTGA
- a CDS encoding NAD(P)H-dependent glycerol-3-phosphate dehydrogenase, with translation MTRVAVVGAGSWGTAVAALVATNAPVTLWARRPELAQEIAVDHVNGSYLPGIQLPDRLGATASLEEAVAGADVVVMGVPSHGFRSVTADMAPYLTTSTPVISLAKGIEQDSLKRMSEVVEEVAPGSSRPVGVLTGPNLAREVLAGQPAASVVAMADEGIATELQHLFSSGMFRVYTNPDVIGCEIAGALKNVIAIAAGMTDGMGFGDNTRATLITRGLAEITRLGIAIGGDPLTFSGLAGMGDLVATCISRQSRNRHVGEALGQGRQIDEIVAEMRMVAEGVKTSGPVVELATRHGVEMPIAEQVAAVIRDGKTVPEAIIDLMQREAKTELYGIRG, from the coding sequence GTGACCAGGGTCGCAGTCGTCGGGGCTGGCTCATGGGGAACAGCAGTGGCGGCGCTCGTCGCCACGAACGCGCCTGTGACGCTGTGGGCCAGGCGCCCCGAGCTGGCACAGGAGATCGCTGTCGACCACGTCAACGGCTCGTATCTGCCCGGCATCCAGCTTCCGGACCGTTTGGGTGCCACGGCGTCGCTCGAGGAGGCTGTCGCCGGTGCCGACGTGGTGGTGATGGGTGTCCCGTCGCACGGCTTCCGGAGCGTGACCGCGGATATGGCGCCGTACCTCACCACCTCCACCCCGGTGATCAGCCTGGCCAAGGGCATCGAGCAGGACTCGCTCAAGCGCATGAGTGAGGTCGTCGAAGAGGTGGCGCCCGGTTCGTCTCGTCCAGTGGGTGTCCTCACGGGCCCCAACCTGGCGCGGGAGGTGCTGGCCGGCCAACCGGCGGCGAGCGTCGTGGCCATGGCCGACGAAGGCATCGCTACCGAGCTGCAGCACCTGTTCTCGAGTGGGATGTTCCGGGTGTACACCAACCCCGACGTGATCGGCTGCGAGATCGCCGGGGCGCTGAAGAACGTCATCGCCATCGCCGCCGGCATGACCGACGGCATGGGCTTCGGCGACAACACCCGCGCCACGCTTATCACCAGAGGTCTCGCCGAGATCACCCGGCTCGGCATCGCCATTGGTGGCGACCCCCTCACGTTCTCGGGGCTGGCCGGCATGGGTGACTTGGTCGCCACGTGCATCAGCCGTCAGAGCCGCAATCGCCACGTCGGTGAGGCGCTTGGCCAGGGCCGCCAGATCGACGAGATCGTGGCCGAGATGCGCATGGTCGCCGAGGGTGTGAAGACGTCGGGACCTGTCGTCGAGCTCGCCACCCGGCACGGTGTCGAGATGCCTATCGCCGAGCAGGTGGCCGCCGTCATCCGCGACGGCAAGACCGTGCCGGAGGCGATCATCGATCTGATGCAGAGGGAGGCGAAGACCGAGCTGTACGGCATCCGCGGCTGA